A window of Actinomycetota bacterium contains these coding sequences:
- a CDS encoding MATE family efflux transporter has translation MRRSLPLPATDPEDTIRVPATWPALISLAWPAVATGMVRIAMRTVDLIVVGLVVGASGVAAVGVADTAARLVLMAALGLSAGTVATVSQRYGAGAHDAAADAATQTALLAVTLGALATVGGLLGAGPFFRLLGAGPDVAGPGTAYLRIVLATAIPRVLAIMLARVLQAAGDTRTPMAVRVTATVVNIALTVTLVGGPGPFPALGVVGAAVGTAVGNILGGTALAVVLCSGRARVRLHRAGLRATNVGRRIVRIGAPQVAERTLYALAEIPLNALTLAFGTAANAGFHVGRRVHLFARVPAIGVGVAASALVGTNLGRRDAVAAQRYGDGAVGLAAVVGLVGAAVLIAAAGPIATAFGGGGDPQVHTVMASWVRTYGVATVFLAVYEALRSTMQAAGETRLPLAASAVGIAAFLLGASALMALVLGWGAVGVQAGVVLDAVVRPALLGRWWRSGRWLRHAEHDAAAAPVTAVTGGRDRSTPPTTGGR, from the coding sequence GTGCGACGGTCGCTACCGCTCCCCGCGACCGACCCGGAGGACACCATCCGCGTCCCGGCGACCTGGCCAGCGCTGATCAGCCTGGCGTGGCCTGCGGTGGCCACGGGAATGGTCCGCATCGCCATGCGCACCGTCGACCTGATCGTGGTCGGCCTGGTGGTGGGCGCGAGCGGCGTGGCAGCGGTCGGCGTGGCAGACACCGCTGCGCGGCTGGTGCTGATGGCGGCGTTGGGCCTCAGCGCCGGGACCGTCGCCACCGTGTCACAGCGCTACGGCGCCGGGGCCCACGACGCCGCCGCCGACGCGGCCACGCAGACCGCGCTGCTCGCGGTCACGTTGGGGGCCCTCGCCACGGTGGGGGGCCTGCTGGGCGCCGGACCGTTCTTCCGGCTGCTGGGTGCGGGCCCGGACGTGGCCGGTCCGGGCACCGCGTACCTACGCATCGTGCTGGCGACGGCGATCCCGCGGGTACTCGCGATCATGCTGGCGCGGGTCCTGCAGGCAGCCGGCGACACCCGCACCCCGATGGCGGTGCGTGTCACCGCCACCGTGGTCAACATCGCGCTGACCGTCACGCTGGTCGGCGGCCCCGGACCCTTCCCGGCGCTGGGGGTCGTCGGCGCCGCGGTGGGAACGGCGGTCGGCAACATCCTCGGCGGCACCGCCCTGGCGGTCGTGCTGTGCTCGGGGCGGGCCCGGGTCCGGCTGCACCGGGCCGGGCTCCGCGCCACGAACGTCGGCCGCCGTATCGTGCGGATCGGAGCGCCCCAGGTGGCAGAGCGCACGTTGTACGCGCTGGCCGAGATCCCCCTCAACGCCCTGACGCTGGCGTTCGGGACCGCCGCCAACGCCGGGTTCCACGTCGGTCGGCGGGTGCACCTGTTCGCGCGGGTGCCGGCGATCGGCGTCGGGGTCGCCGCCAGCGCCCTGGTCGGGACGAACCTCGGCCGTCGCGACGCGGTCGCCGCCCAGCGCTACGGGGACGGAGCCGTGGGTCTGGCCGCGGTCGTCGGCCTGGTCGGCGCGGCGGTCTTGATCGCCGCGGCCGGTCCGATCGCCACCGCGTTCGGCGGCGGCGGTGACCCCCAGGTCCACACGGTGATGGCGAGCTGGGTGCGGACGTACGGGGTGGCGACCGTCTTCCTCGCGGTCTACGAGGCCCTGCGGAGCACCATGCAGGCGGCCGGTGAGACCCGGCTGCCGCTGGCCGCATCGGCGGTCGGGATCGCCGCGTTCCTGCTGGGTGCCTCGGCGTTGATGGCGCTCGTCCTGGGTTGGGGTGCCGTGGGCGTGCAGGCCGGCGTGGTGCTCGATGCGGTCGTGCGGCCGGCCTTGCTGGGCCGGTGGTGGCGGTCGGGGCGGTGGCTGCGCCACGCCGAGCACGACGCGGCGGCTGCCCCGGTCACGGCCGTCACAGGTGGTCGAGATCGGTCCACGCCACCGACCACTGGCGGTCGCTGA
- a CDS encoding GNAT family N-acetyltransferase: MSEPRLRRAGPRDTDALAALFDAVFPDNPKADPAVLRWQFWDNPFGRAASWVFDDGGELVCHFAVLPVPARLDARPITAAKPADAATLPAYRGQGLMGRAANAVFAECAERGIPVTLCLPNRLARGALGKIGMVEVAPVRAYVAALDDAWLAERFAIPRPLAGLVRRAVFRLPDVGRAREVGQPPDQLDALWAVTAEHVPNGVVHDAAWWRWRYVERPGGDYRFFEVRDTARLLAAAATTTREAFGGRFVHVLDLQAVHAAAARQVVGAALADTDAVGVATIALPWTRIAELVRSAGLRLLPRRLEPAEQILGLFHNDPSLGDLSDRQWSVAWTDLDHL; encoded by the coding sequence ATGAGCGAGCCACGGCTGCGTCGGGCCGGCCCCCGAGACACCGATGCGCTGGCGGCCCTGTTCGACGCGGTGTTCCCCGACAACCCCAAGGCCGACCCGGCCGTGCTGCGTTGGCAGTTCTGGGACAACCCGTTCGGCCGGGCGGCGTCGTGGGTGTTCGACGACGGTGGGGAGCTGGTCTGCCACTTCGCGGTCCTGCCGGTCCCCGCCCGGCTCGACGCACGCCCCATCACCGCCGCCAAGCCGGCTGACGCCGCGACGTTGCCCGCCTACCGCGGGCAGGGCCTGATGGGACGGGCGGCGAACGCGGTGTTCGCCGAGTGCGCCGAACGCGGCATCCCGGTCACCCTGTGCCTGCCCAACCGGCTGGCCCGAGGTGCGCTCGGCAAGATCGGGATGGTCGAGGTGGCGCCGGTCCGGGCCTACGTCGCGGCGCTGGACGACGCGTGGCTGGCCGAACGGTTCGCGATACCCCGGCCGCTGGCCGGCCTGGTCCGCCGGGCGGTGTTCCGCCTCCCCGACGTGGGACGAGCCCGCGAGGTCGGACAGCCGCCCGACCAGCTCGACGCGCTGTGGGCGGTCACCGCTGAGCACGTGCCCAACGGGGTCGTGCACGACGCTGCGTGGTGGCGGTGGCGGTACGTCGAACGCCCCGGCGGGGACTACCGGTTCTTCGAGGTCCGCGACACCGCTCGTCTGCTCGCCGCCGCCGCGACCACGACGCGGGAGGCGTTCGGGGGGCGGTTCGTGCATGTGCTCGACCTCCAAGCCGTTCACGCCGCAGCCGCCCGGCAGGTGGTCGGCGCGGCCCTGGCCGACACGGATGCGGTCGGTGTGGCCACCATCGCCCTCCCCTGGACACGCATCGCCGAGCTCGTCCGGTCGGCGGGGCTCCGCCTGCTGCCCCGCCGGCTCGAGCCGGCGGAGCAGATCCTCGGCCTGTTCCACAACGACCCGTCGCTGGGCGACCTCAGCGACCGCCAGTGGTCGGTGGCGTGGACCGATCTCGACCACCTGTGA
- a CDS encoding PIG-L family deacetylase, with translation MRVGLRRLTGRLAPRVPDAVLDRVLRLRSRLGEGPVIGLPRFDRVLVVAPHPDDETLLCGGTVTALADRGADVRIVVATDGTASRVSLAPDELARRRRDDTRRACATLGVGDPLFVGLPDGDLTAEVGALTDALQDQLDAFAPDLVLVPWFGDAHPDHRACSAALVRTIPPDAVDVWGGEVWTPAPINRLVDVSETIERKRAALAAHATAQQAFDLDAMLALNRYRSVHGLRGRGFAEGYLAAPFPDYARWTTDALDPDAR, from the coding sequence GTGAGGGTGGGTCTGCGGCGGCTGACGGGACGGCTCGCGCCGCGCGTGCCTGACGCCGTCCTCGACCGGGTGCTCCGGTTGCGGTCGCGGCTGGGTGAGGGACCTGTGATCGGGCTGCCGCGCTTCGACCGGGTCCTGGTGGTGGCGCCCCATCCCGACGACGAGACGCTGCTGTGCGGTGGGACGGTGACGGCGCTGGCGGACCGGGGGGCCGACGTGCGGATCGTCGTGGCCACCGACGGCACGGCGTCGCGGGTGTCGCTGGCCCCCGACGAGCTGGCCCGGCGCCGCCGTGATGACACCCGACGGGCGTGCGCGACCCTCGGCGTCGGCGACCCGCTGTTCGTCGGCCTGCCCGACGGAGACCTCACCGCCGAGGTCGGGGCGTTGACCGATGCCCTGCAGGACCAGCTGGATGCGTTCGCCCCGGACCTGGTCCTGGTCCCCTGGTTCGGCGACGCCCATCCCGATCACCGCGCGTGCAGTGCCGCCCTCGTGCGCACCATCCCGCCGGACGCGGTCGACGTCTGGGGCGGCGAGGTGTGGACTCCCGCACCGATCAACCGGCTGGTGGACGTGTCAGAGACGATCGAGCGGAAGCGCGCGGCGCTGGCGGCTCACGCCACCGCGCAGCAGGCGTTCGACCTGGACGCGATGCTGGCGCTGAACCGCTACCGCAGCGTGCACGGCCTCCGCGGCCGCGGGTTCGCCGAGGGGTACCTGGCCGCCCCGTTCCCCGACTACGCACGCTGGACGACCGACGCGCTCGACCCCGACGCTCGATGA
- a CDS encoding transcriptional regulator, with product MTTNAQGAGTRPLSRSLAMLLGETRATIVRTLKREGERSAPELAEALGISDVAVRKHLAVLQSEGMITERTIRQGRGRPVARYRLTERGEDLFPHRYAEMVEDLLAFIADQQGRAGLQAFLRWRQDRQTEAYARAVDADDLAGRLDQLVDALNEAGYEASVTTDGDGFELTQSHCAIFDVAKDNPEMCAHEAAAFRRVLGDVRISRRETLASGANACVCTITANCGC from the coding sequence GTGACGACGAACGCGCAGGGTGCGGGGACGCGGCCCCTATCGCGCTCGCTCGCCATGCTGCTCGGCGAGACGCGGGCGACCATCGTACGCACGTTGAAGCGAGAGGGTGAGCGCAGCGCCCCGGAACTGGCGGAGGCGCTCGGCATCTCCGACGTCGCGGTTCGGAAGCATCTCGCGGTGTTGCAGAGCGAAGGGATGATCACCGAGCGGACGATCCGCCAGGGACGCGGCCGCCCCGTGGCCCGGTACCGGCTCACCGAACGGGGGGAGGACCTCTTCCCGCACCGGTACGCCGAGATGGTCGAGGACCTGCTGGCCTTCATCGCGGACCAGCAGGGCCGTGCCGGGTTGCAGGCGTTCCTGCGCTGGCGGCAAGATCGTCAGACCGAGGCCTACGCCCGCGCGGTCGACGCGGACGACCTGGCAGGACGGCTCGATCAGCTGGTCGACGCGCTGAACGAAGCCGGCTACGAGGCCAGCGTCACGACCGACGGAGACGGGTTCGAGCTGACCCAGAGCCACTGCGCCATCTTCGACGTCGCCAAGGACAACCCGGAGATGTGCGCCCACGAGGCCGCGGCGTTCCGGCGCGTCCTGGGCGATGTGCGGATCTCGCGCCGCGAGACGCTGGCGAGCGGCGCCAACGCCTGCGTGTGCACCATCACCGCCAACTGCGGCTGCTGA